In one Candidatus Planktophila vernalis genomic region, the following are encoded:
- the prfA gene encoding peptide chain release factor 1, whose protein sequence is MTSDRFASAHEMVREYAELEAKMADPSIHEDQNNARKLGRRYAQLGPVVAGFKAWKSAEDDLAAGKELAAVDADFASEIPALEATCAAAAEKLEELLLPRDPNDDRDVILEVKAGAGGDESAIFAGDLLRMYMRYAEKHNWKVEVIDATESEMGGYKDISVAVKSKGTAAPGESPYARLKFEGGVHRVQRVPETESAGRIHTSAAGVLILPEAEEVDVELNMNDVRVDVYRSSGPGGQSVNTTDSAVRLTHVPTGIVVSCQNEKSQLQNKESALRILRARLLADAQEKAEAAASAERKSQVRTVDRSERIRTYNYPENRISDHRVNYKANNLDAVMNGDLDDMIQALLDADKAARLASTN, encoded by the coding sequence ATGACTAGTGATCGCTTTGCATCCGCCCATGAAATGGTGCGCGAATACGCAGAACTTGAAGCAAAGATGGCTGATCCTTCCATCCATGAAGATCAAAACAACGCTCGCAAACTTGGACGCCGTTATGCCCAACTTGGTCCAGTCGTTGCAGGCTTTAAAGCGTGGAAATCTGCAGAAGATGATTTAGCGGCAGGTAAAGAGTTAGCGGCAGTGGATGCTGATTTTGCTTCTGAGATTCCAGCGCTAGAGGCAACGTGCGCGGCAGCTGCTGAAAAGCTAGAGGAGCTTTTATTGCCACGTGATCCTAATGATGATCGTGATGTGATTTTGGAAGTGAAAGCTGGTGCTGGCGGAGATGAGTCAGCAATCTTTGCTGGTGATTTACTGCGCATGTATATGCGTTATGCAGAAAAGCACAATTGGAAAGTAGAAGTTATTGATGCCACTGAAAGCGAAATGGGTGGCTATAAAGATATTTCTGTTGCCGTTAAATCAAAGGGAACGGCAGCACCTGGAGAATCTCCTTATGCACGTTTGAAATTTGAAGGTGGAGTTCACCGCGTGCAGCGCGTGCCAGAGACTGAAAGTGCTGGACGTATCCACACTTCTGCTGCCGGTGTATTGATTTTGCCTGAAGCAGAAGAAGTAGATGTTGAGCTCAATATGAACGATGTGCGCGTGGATGTTTATCGCTCATCAGGTCCTGGCGGACAATCTGTTAATACAACTGACTCTGCTGTGCGATTAACTCACGTTCCAACGGGAATTGTGGTCTCTTGTCAGAATGAAAAGAGCCAACTACAAAATAAAGAATCAGCGCTTCGAATTTTACGTGCCCGTCTTTTAGCCGATGCCCAAGAAAAGGCTGAAGCTGCAGCATCTGCTGAGCGAAAGAGCCAAGTGCGCACAGTTGATCGCTCAGAGCGCATCCGCACTTACAACTACCCAGAAAATAGAATCAGTGATCACCGTGTGAACTACAAAGCTAATAACTTAGATGCGGTTATGAATGGCGATTTGGACGACATGATTCAAGCTCTATTGGATGCAGATAAAGCTGCACGTTTGGCAAGCACGAACTAA
- the rpmE gene encoding 50S ribosomal protein L31 — MKPEIHPEYKETQVTCGCGEKFVTRSTVASGSIYVEVCSVCHPFYTGKQRILDTGGRVAKFEERFGKKEAK, encoded by the coding sequence ATGAAGCCAGAGATCCACCCAGAGTACAAAGAGACCCAAGTGACGTGTGGTTGCGGTGAGAAGTTTGTTACCCGCTCAACTGTTGCAAGCGGTTCAATCTATGTTGAAGTCTGTTCTGTATGCCACCCGTTCTACACCGGCAAGCAGCGCATCCTTGATACTGGTGGTCGTGTAGCTAAGTTCGAAGAGCGCTTCGGTAAAAAAGAAGCTAAGTAG
- the prmC gene encoding peptide chain release factor N(5)-glutamine methyltransferase — MEIKSLLRVAKAQLAESGISEVDAEHLLAHVLGLSRMDLHNSVLIESTLATISDLDVIEEQFFTLLDRRLNHEPLQYLTGVAPFRYLEIEVGSGVLVPRPESELLVEAVLQHIANLPAPVSVIDLGAGSGALSLAIATEAPSSRVIAVEKSPEALVWLKKNVSVIAENVRVVEGDVADVLPGVKCDVVIANPPYIPDSQTLPRDVAGFEPHIALFGGPTGMELPRIFIQAAARLLKPAGVLVIEHTEEQAIAIAGELAVDFEDIALHDDLVGRPRWTSAVRR, encoded by the coding sequence ATGGAGATTAAGAGCCTGCTTCGTGTTGCTAAAGCACAGTTAGCAGAATCAGGCATAAGTGAAGTAGATGCTGAACACTTGCTTGCCCATGTTCTTGGTTTATCGCGAATGGATCTCCATAACTCAGTTTTAATCGAATCTACTCTTGCCACCATAAGTGATCTGGATGTGATTGAAGAGCAATTTTTCACTCTCCTTGATCGCAGACTTAATCACGAACCATTGCAATATCTCACTGGTGTTGCACCATTTCGTTACCTGGAAATTGAAGTGGGATCTGGAGTTTTGGTGCCACGTCCTGAATCTGAATTACTAGTTGAAGCTGTCTTGCAACACATCGCTAACTTGCCAGCACCTGTCAGTGTTATTGATTTGGGTGCAGGATCTGGGGCGCTCTCACTGGCAATTGCAACTGAAGCACCATCTTCTCGAGTAATTGCAGTGGAGAAATCACCAGAGGCGCTAGTTTGGCTCAAGAAAAACGTCTCAGTTATTGCCGAAAACGTTCGAGTTGTTGAAGGCGATGTTGCTGATGTTTTGCCAGGTGTTAAGTGCGATGTTGTCATTGCTAATCCACCATACATTCCAGATTCACAGACCTTGCCACGAGATGTGGCCGGCTTTGAGCCTCATATCGCCCTTTTTGGCGGGCCAACTGGAATGGAACTTCCACGCATCTTTATTCAAGCTGCCGCCAGATTGTTAAAACCTGCAGGGGTATTGGTTATCGAACATACAGAAGAGCAGGCAATTGCAATTGCAGGGGAGTTAGCCGTAGATTTCGAAGATATTGCACTCCATGATGACCTAGTGGGTCGTCCCCGTTGGACTAGTGCGGTGAGGAGGTAA